A single window of Longimicrobium sp. DNA harbors:
- a CDS encoding transposase, translating to MSDAWTQLYLHLVWTTWKRAPLLVEPLRSEVYHLIQADCTRLRADVLAIGGIEDHVHLPVRVPPTLAPAMLVKQ from the coding sequence TGAGCGACGCGTGGACGCAGCTGTATCTACATCTCGTGTGGACGACATGGAAGCGGGCGCCGCTTCTGGTGGAGCCGCTCCGGTCGGAGGTGTATCACCTGATCCAGGCGGACTGCACGCGGCTGCGGGCCGATGTGCTGGCGATCGGGGGGATCGAGGATCATGTGCATCTCCCTGTCCGGGTGCCGCCCACGCTCGCCCCCGCGATGCTGGTGAAGCAGTGA